The following proteins are co-located in the Vidua chalybeata isolate OUT-0048 unplaced genomic scaffold, bVidCha1 merged haplotype W_reject_6, whole genome shotgun sequence genome:
- the SLC25A11 gene encoding mitochondrial 2-oxoglutarate/malate carrier protein: MAAVPAAERPKTSPKSVKFLFGGLAGMGATVFVQPLDLVKNRMQLSGAGAKGREYRTSLHALGSILRHEGLRGIYTGLSAGLLRQATYTTTRLGIYSVLLERFGGADGTPPPFLAKAAMGMTAGAAGAFVGTPAEVALIRMTADGRLPPGERRGYHNVFDALVRMAREEGVLTLWRGCIPTMARAVVVNAAQLASYSQSKQFLLDSGHFRDDILCHFCASMISGLVTTAASMPVDIVKTRIQNMRTIDGKPEYRNGLDVLLKVVRYEGFFSLWKGFTPYYARLGPHTVLTFIFLEQMNKWYQRLFLSA; the protein is encoded by the exons ATGGCGGCGGTACCGGCGGCCGAGAGGCCCAAGACCTCTCCGAAATCCGTGAAGTTTCTCTTCGGCGGCCTGGCCGG GATGGGGGCTACAGTCTTTGTGCAGCCCCTGGACCTGGTGAAGAACCGGATGCAGctgagcggggccggggccaaAGGCCGCGAGTACCGGACGTCCCTGCACGCCCTGGGGTCCATCCTGCGCCACGAGGGACTGAGGGGCATCTACACGGG GCTATCAGCGGGGCTTCTGCGCCAGGCCACCTACACCACCACCCGCCTGGGCATCTACAGCGTCCTCCTGGAGCGTTTTGGGGGGGCTGATGGGACCCCCCCTCCGTTCCTGGCCAAGGCAGCCATGGGCATGACAGCAGGGGCTGCCGGGGCCTTTGTGGGGACCCCGGCTGAGGTGGCCCTCATCCGCATGACAGCTGATGGCAG GCTACCCCCCGGCGAGCGCCGTGGGTATCACAATGTGTTCGACGCCCTCGTGAGGATGGCGAGGGAGGAGGGGGTGCTCACACTGTGGAGG GGCTGTATCCCCACCATGGCCCGTGCCGTGGTGGTCAACGCTGCCCAGCTGGCCTCCTACTCCCAATCCAAACAATTCTTGCTTGACTCCG GGCATTTCCGTGACGACATCCTGTGCCACTTCTGCGCCAGCATGATCAGCGGGCTGGTGACCACGGCCGCCTCCATGCCCGTCGACATCGTCAAGACCCG GATCCAGAACATGAGGACAATAGATGGGAAACCCGAGTACCGCAACGGGCTG gacGTGCTGCTGAAGGTGGTGCGGTATGAGGGCTTCTTCAGCCTCTGGAAGGGCTTCACCCCCTACTATGCCCGCCTGGGCCCCCACACCGTGCTCACCTTCATCTTTCTCGAGCAGATGAACAAGTGGTACCAGCGGCTCTTCCTCAGTGCCTGA
- the PSMB6 gene encoding proteasome subunit beta type-6, whose amino-acid sequence MAAVTVWEPRAGSGPAGPHREWTTEPVSTGTTIMAVEFDGGVVIGADSRTTTGAYIANRVTDKLTPVHDRIFCCRSGSAADTQAVADAVAYQLAFHSVELEEPPRVRTAARLFQQSCYRYREELSAGIIVAGWDPRRGGQVYVVPMGGLLLRQPFAVGGSGSSYIYGFLDATFQPGMSRSQCQEFVARALALAMVRDGSSGGVIRLAAITEEGVERTVLAGSDLPWGDGGPPV is encoded by the exons ATGGCGGCGGTGACGGTGTGGGAGCCGCGGGCCGGGTCAGGCCCCGCCGGGCCGCACCGGGAATGGACGACGGAGCCCGTCAGCACCGGC aCCACCATCATGGCCGTGGAGTTCGATGGAGGCGTCGTCATAGGGGCCGACTCCCGAACCACCACCGG GGCCTACATAGCCAACAGGGTGACAGACAAACTGACCCCCGTCCACGACCGCATCTTCTGCTGCCGCTCGGGCTCAGCCGCCGACACGCAGGCAGTGGCCGACGCCGTGGCCTATCAGCTGGCCTTCCACAg CGTGGAGCTGGAGGAGCCGCCGCGGGTGCGCACGGCCGCCCGCctcttccagcagagctgctacCGCTACCGTGAGGAGCTCAGCGCCGGCATCATCGTCGCCGGCTGGGACCCGCGGCGGGGGGGACAG gTGTACGTGGTGCCGATGGGAGGGCTCCTCCTGCGCCAGCCCTTCGCTGTGGGGGGCTCAGGCAGCTCCTACATCTATGGATTCCTGGACGCCACATTCCAGCCTGGGATGAGCCGCTCCCAGTGCCAGGAATTCGTCGCCCGTG CGCTGGCCCTGGCGATGGTGCGGGACGGCTCCAGCGGGGGAGTCATCAGGCTGGCGGCCATCACGGAGGAGGGGGTGGAACGGACAGTCCTGGCTGGCTCTGACCTGCCCTGGGGTGATGGTGGCCCCCCTGTCTGA